In Mycobacterium tuberculosis H37Rv, a single window of DNA contains:
- a CDS encoding antibiotic ABC transporter permease, translating into MTQTNRPAFPAGTFSPDPRPNAVPLMLAAQFSLELKLLLRNGEQLLLTMFIPITLLVGLTLLPMGSFGHNRAATFVPVIMALAVISTAFTGQAIAVAFDRRYGALKRLGATPLPVWGIIAGKSLAVVAVVFLQAIILGAIGFALGWRPALTALTLGAGIIALGTAGFAALGLLLGGTLRAEIVLAVANLMWFVFAGFGALTLESNVIPTAFKWVARVTPSGALTEALSQAMTVSVDWFGIVVLAVWGALAALAALRWFRFT; encoded by the coding sequence GTGACCCAAACCAATCGCCCCGCTTTTCCCGCGGGCACCTTCAGCCCGGACCCCCGCCCCAACGCCGTCCCCCTGATGCTTGCCGCACAGTTCAGCCTGGAATTGAAGCTGCTGTTACGCAACGGCGAGCAACTGCTGTTGACCATGTTCATCCCGATCACCCTGCTGGTCGGGCTGACTTTGCTGCCGATGGGCTCGTTCGGCCACAACCGCGCCGCCACCTTTGTTCCGGTCATCATGGCGCTTGCGGTGATCTCCACCGCATTCACCGGGCAAGCCATCGCGGTCGCGTTCGATCGCCGCTACGGCGCCCTCAAACGACTCGGTGCTACCCCGCTGCCGGTTTGGGGGATCATCGCCGGCAAGTCGCTGGCAGTGGTTGCCGTGGTGTTCTTGCAGGCCATCATCTTGGGCGCCATCGGCTTTGCGCTCGGCTGGCGGCCGGCGCTGACGGCCCTGACATTGGGCGCCGGGATCATCGCGCTGGGTACCGCGGGCTTTGCGGCGCTCGGCCTGCTACTCGGCGGCACCTTGCGAGCCGAGATCGTTCTCGCCGTCGCCAACCTGATGTGGTTCGTATTCGCCGGTTTCGGTGCGCTGACCTTGGAGTCGAACGTGATCCCGACGGCGTTCAAATGGGTGGCTCGGGTTACCCCGTCGGGCGCGCTCACCGAGGCGCTGTCGCAGGCCATGACCGTGTCGGTGGACTGGTTCGGGATCGTCGTCCTAGCGGTGTGGGGCGCGCTGGCCGCACTGGCCGCACTGCGCTGGTTCCGGTTCACCTGA
- a CDS encoding antibiotic ABC transporter ATP-binding protein has translation MNRAPDTPEVVLRLRGVCKRYGSITAVSNLDLDVHDAEVMALLGPNGAGKTTTVEMCEGFVRPDAGSIEVLGLDPITDNARLRARIGVMLQGGGGYPAARAGEMLDLVASYAANPLDPHWLLDTLGLTEAARTTYRRLSGGQQQRLALACALVGRPQLVFLDEPTAGMDAHARVLVWELIDALRRDGVTVVLTTHHLKEAEELADRLVIIDHGVTVAAGTPAELMRSGAKDQLRFTAPPRLDLSLLASALPEGYQATELTPGEYLVEGPVDPQVLATVTAWCAQIDVLATDMRVEQRSLEDVFLDLTGRKLRQ, from the coding sequence GTGAACCGCGCCCCAGACACCCCCGAGGTGGTACTGCGGCTTCGCGGGGTATGTAAGCGATACGGGTCAATAACCGCCGTTTCCAACCTCGATCTCGACGTGCATGACGCCGAAGTGATGGCGCTGCTGGGCCCCAACGGCGCGGGCAAGACCACGACCGTCGAGATGTGCGAGGGCTTCGTCCGCCCGGACGCCGGCAGCATTGAGGTACTTGGACTGGACCCGATCACCGACAACGCACGCCTGCGCGCACGCATCGGCGTGATGTTGCAGGGTGGCGGCGGCTACCCGGCGGCACGCGCCGGCGAAATGCTGGATCTGGTCGCGTCCTACGCCGCCAACCCGCTGGACCCGCACTGGCTACTGGACACCTTGGGTCTCACCGAGGCCGCCCGCACCACCTATCGACGGCTCTCCGGCGGGCAGCAGCAACGACTCGCGCTGGCCTGCGCGCTGGTCGGGCGTCCCCAACTGGTGTTCCTCGACGAGCCCACCGCGGGCATGGATGCCCATGCCCGGGTACTGGTGTGGGAGTTGATCGACGCGCTGCGCCGCGATGGCGTGACCGTGGTGCTGACCACGCATCATCTCAAGGAGGCCGAGGAACTCGCCGATCGGTTGGTGATCATCGACCACGGGGTGACGGTGGCCGCAGGCACACCGGCAGAACTGATGCGCAGCGGCGCCAAAGACCAGTTGCGGTTCACCGCGCCGCCGCGGCTCGACCTGTCGCTGCTGGCCTCGGCACTGCCCGAGGGCTACCAGGCCACCGAGCTGACCCCGGGCGAGTACCTGGTCGAAGGTCCGGTTGACCCGCAGGTGCTGGCGACGGTCACCGCGTGGTGCGCACAAATCGACGTGCTAGCCACCGACATGCGGGTCGAGCAACGCAGCCTCGAAGACGTGTTCCTGGATCTCACCGGCAGGAAGTTGCGGCAGTGA
- a CDS encoding alpha-(1->6)-mannopyranosyltransferase, producing the protein MAARHHTLSWSIASLHGDEQAVGAPLTTTELTALARTRLFGATGTVLMAIGALGAGARPVVQDPTFGVRLLNLPSRIQTVSLTMTTTGAVMMALAWLMLGRFTLGRRRMSRGKLDRTLLLWMLPLLIAPPMYSKDVYSYLAQSEIGRDGLDPYRVGPASGLGLGHVFTLSVPSLWRETPAPYGPLFLWIGRGISSLTGENIVAAVLCHRLVVLIGVTLIVWATPRLAQRCGVAEVSALWLGAANPLLIMHLVAGIHNEALMLGLMLTGVEFALRGLDMANTPRPSPETWRLGPATIRASRRPELGASPRAGASRAVKPRPEWGPLAMLLAGSILITLSSQVKLPSLLAMGFVTTVLAYRWGGNLRALLLAAAVMASLTLAIMAILGWASGLGFGWINTLGTANVVRSWMSPPTLLALGTGHVGILLGLGDHTTAVLSLTRAIGVLIITVMVCWLLLAVLRGRLHPIGGLGVALAVTVLLFPVVQPWYLLWAIIPLAAWATRPGFRVAAILATLIVGIFGPTANGDRFALFQIVDATAASAIIVILLIALTYTRLPWRPLAAEQVVTAAESASKTPATRRPTAAPDAYADST; encoded by the coding sequence ATGGCAGCCCGCCACCATACGCTGAGCTGGTCGATCGCCAGCCTGCATGGCGACGAGCAGGCGGTGGGTGCACCGCTGACCACTACCGAGCTCACCGCGCTGGCGCGCACCCGCCTGTTTGGGGCCACCGGCACCGTCCTGATGGCCATCGGCGCCCTGGGCGCCGGGGCCCGACCCGTCGTCCAGGACCCCACCTTCGGGGTCCGGCTGCTCAATCTGCCGTCACGAATCCAAACGGTGTCGTTGACCATGACCACGACCGGGGCGGTCATGATGGCGCTGGCCTGGCTGATGCTCGGCCGGTTCACGCTGGGCAGGCGGCGGATGTCGCGCGGCAAACTGGACCGCACCCTGCTGCTCTGGATGCTGCCGCTATTGATCGCACCACCGATGTACAGCAAGGATGTCTACTCATATCTAGCCCAAAGTGAGATCGGCAGGGACGGACTCGACCCTTACCGGGTGGGTCCGGCGTCCGGCTTGGGCCTCGGCCACGTGTTCACCCTGTCGGTGCCCAGCCTGTGGCGGGAGACACCGGCGCCATATGGTCCGCTGTTCTTGTGGATCGGCCGCGGAATCTCGTCGCTGACTGGGGAAAACATCGTCGCTGCCGTGCTCTGCCACCGGCTTGTGGTGTTGATCGGTGTGACCCTGATCGTGTGGGCGACCCCTCGGCTAGCTCAGCGCTGTGGCGTCGCCGAGGTCAGCGCGCTGTGGCTAGGCGCGGCCAATCCGCTGCTGATCATGCATTTGGTCGCCGGCATCCACAACGAAGCGCTGATGCTCGGGCTGATGCTGACCGGCGTCGAATTCGCGCTGCGCGGCCTTGATATGGCGAATACCCCACGCCCGTCGCCCGAAACCTGGCGGTTGGGCCCCGCCACAATACGGGCCAGCCGGCGGCCCGAGCTGGGGGCATCCCCGCGTGCGGGCGCGAGCCGGGCAGTCAAACCCCGTCCGGAATGGGGGCCCCTGGCCATGCTGCTGGCGGGTTCCATCCTGATCACGCTGTCGTCGCAAGTGAAGCTACCCTCGCTGCTGGCGATGGGCTTCGTCACGACAGTGCTGGCATACCGCTGGGGTGGCAACTTGCGAGCACTGCTGCTCGCCGCCGCTGTGATGGCGAGTCTAACGCTGGCGATAATGGCCATCCTGGGTTGGGCCAGCGGTCTCGGATTCGGCTGGATCAACACGCTGGGCACCGCCAATGTGGTGCGCAGCTGGATGTCGCCGCCGACACTGCTGGCCCTGGGCACCGGGCACGTCGGCATCCTGCTGGGCCTGGGTGATCACACCACCGCCGTGTTGTCACTCACCCGCGCCATCGGCGTGCTGATCATCACGGTGATGGTGTGCTGGCTGTTATTGGCCGTGCTCCGCGGCCGGCTGCACCCGATCGGCGGCCTGGGCGTTGCGCTAGCTGTCACCGTGCTGCTGTTTCCCGTCGTGCAGCCCTGGTACCTGCTGTGGGCGATAATTCCGCTGGCCGCCTGGGCAACCCGCCCGGGATTTCGGGTAGCGGCAATCCTGGCCACCCTCATCGTCGGAATTTTCGGTCCGACCGCCAATGGTGACCGCTTCGCGCTGTTTCAGATCGTGGATGCGACCGCGGCCAGCGCCATCATCGTGATCCTCCTGATTGCCCTGACCTACACCCGGTTACCATGGCGGCCACTTGCAGCCGAGCAAGTGGTCACCGCCGCGGAGTCGGCCAGCAAGACCCCTGCGACCCGCCGGCCGACGGCAGCGCCCGACGCCTACGCTGATTCCACGTGA
- a CDS encoding transcriptional regulator → MTSTTLPHRASLVDRSTEFCHTDVVKIPAVSTTVPAAVSDGHTRRAIVRLLLESGSITAGEIGDRLGLSAAGVRRHLDALIEAGDAEASAAAPWQQVGRGRPAKRYRLTAAGRAKLDHSYDDLASAAMRQLREIGGEEAVRTFARRRIDAILADVAPADGPDDAALEAAAERIATALSKAGYVATTTRVGGPIHGVQICQHHCPVSHVAEEFPELCETEQQAMAEVLGTHVQRLATIVNGDCACTTHVPLSPAPSPRPPATSTEGASR, encoded by the coding sequence GTGACCAGCACAACCCTGCCGCATAGGGCATCCCTGGTAGACCGATCAACGGAATTTTGTCACACTGATGTTGTGAAAATCCCGGCGGTCTCTACCACTGTCCCCGCGGCAGTCTCGGACGGTCACACTCGTCGGGCCATTGTGCGCTTGCTGCTGGAATCCGGATCGATCACCGCCGGCGAGATCGGTGACCGGCTGGGCCTGTCGGCCGCCGGTGTGCGGCGTCATCTGGACGCGCTGATCGAGGCGGGTGACGCGGAAGCGTCGGCGGCCGCGCCGTGGCAGCAGGTGGGACGCGGGCGGCCCGCCAAGCGCTACCGGCTGACCGCGGCCGGCCGGGCCAAGCTCGACCACTCCTATGACGACCTGGCGTCGGCGGCCATGCGGCAGCTGCGGGAGATCGGCGGCGAGGAGGCGGTGCGGACGTTTGCCCGGCGCCGTATCGACGCCATCCTGGCCGACGTCGCGCCGGCCGACGGTCCCGACGACGCCGCGCTCGAGGCGGCCGCCGAGCGGATCGCAACGGCGCTCAGCAAAGCCGGCTACGTCGCCACCACCACGCGGGTGGGCGGGCCGATTCACGGTGTGCAAATCTGCCAGCACCATTGCCCGGTATCCCATGTCGCCGAGGAATTCCCCGAATTGTGCGAAACCGAGCAGCAGGCCATGGCCGAGGTGCTCGGCACCCACGTCCAGCGGTTGGCGACCATCGTCAACGGAGACTGCGCCTGCACCACCCACGTACCCCTGTCGCCGGCGCCCAGCCCGCGCCCACCCGCCACCAGCACCGAAGGAGCGTCCCGATGA
- a CDS encoding ABC transporter ATP-binding protein, producing MTILEIKDLHVSVENPAEADHEIPILRGVDLTVKSGETHALMGPNGSGKSTLSYAIAGHPKYHVTSGTITLDGADVLAMSIDERARAGLFLAMQYPVEVPGVSMSNFLRSAATAIRGEPPKLRHWVKEVKAAMAALDIDPAFAERSVNEGFSGGEKKRHEILQLELLKPKIAILDETDSGLDVDALRVVSEGVNRYAESQHGGILLITHYTRILRYIHPEYVHVFVGGRIVESGGSELADELDQNGYVRFSPASGRYPHQPAPTGA from the coding sequence ATGACCATTTTGGAAATTAAGGACCTGCACGTCAGCGTGGAGAACCCCGCGGAGGCGGACCACGAGATCCCGATCCTGCGCGGCGTCGACCTCACCGTGAAATCCGGTGAGACACATGCCTTGATGGGACCCAACGGCTCGGGCAAGTCGACGCTGTCCTACGCCATCGCGGGCCATCCCAAATACCACGTGACGTCGGGCACCATTACCCTCGACGGCGCGGACGTGCTGGCGATGAGCATCGACGAACGTGCGCGGGCCGGCCTGTTTCTGGCCATGCAATATCCCGTCGAGGTGCCCGGTGTCTCGATGTCGAACTTCCTGCGCTCGGCGGCAACCGCCATTCGCGGCGAGCCGCCGAAACTGCGGCACTGGGTCAAAGAGGTCAAGGCCGCGATGGCCGCGCTCGACATCGACCCGGCCTTCGCCGAGCGCAGCGTCAACGAGGGTTTCTCCGGTGGCGAGAAGAAGCGCCACGAGATCCTGCAGCTAGAACTGCTCAAGCCCAAGATCGCCATCCTGGACGAGACCGACTCCGGCCTGGACGTCGACGCGCTGCGCGTGGTCAGCGAGGGGGTGAACCGCTACGCCGAATCCCAGCACGGCGGCATCCTGCTGATCACGCACTACACCCGCATCCTGCGCTACATCCACCCGGAATACGTGCACGTGTTCGTCGGCGGCCGCATCGTCGAGTCCGGTGGTTCGGAGCTCGCCGACGAACTCGACCAGAACGGCTACGTGCGTTTCTCCCCCGCAAGCGGGCGGTACCCCCACCAACCCGCGCCAACCGGAGCCTGA